From Saccharomyces kudriavzevii IFO 1802 strain IFO1802 genome assembly, chromosome: 13, a single genomic window includes:
- the PLB1 gene encoding lysophospholipase (similar to Saccharomyces cerevisiae PLB1 (YMR008C) and PLB3 (YOL011W); ancestral locus Anc_6.42) has product MKLQNLLVSATVLTALTENADAWSPSNSYVPANVTCDDDINLVREASSLSNNETEWLKKRDAYTKEALRSFLDRATSNFSDTSLLSTLFGSNSSNMPKVGVACSGGGYRAMLSGAGMIAAMDNRTDGANEHGLGGLLQGATYLAGLSGGNWLTSTLAWNNWTSVQAIVDNTTASNSIWDISHSILTPGGINIFKTGSRWDDISDDVQAKQDAGFNISLADVWGRALAYNFWPDLYRGGVGYTWSTLREADVFKNAEMPFPISVADGRYPGTTVINLNATLFEFNPFEMGSWDPTLNAFTDVKYLGTNVTNGKPVNKGRCTAGFDNTGFITATSSTLFNQFLLQLNSTGLPSFIADLAADFLSDISDNSDDIAIYAPNPFKEADFLQKNATSGIIESDYLFLVDGGEDNQNIPLVPLLQQERELDIIFALDNSADTNDYWPDGASLVNTYQRQFHSQGLNLSFPYVPDVNTFVNLGLNKKPTFFGCDATNLTDLEYIPPLIVYIPNSRHSFNGNQSTFKMSYSDSERLGMIKNGFEASTMGNFTDDSDFLGCVGCAIIRRKQQSLNATLPAECSRCFTNYCWNGTIDNRSVSGIGNDDYSSSASASASASASNGASSSGSSSTRKQNAGNAFVSYSNLNTNTFIGVLSVLSAVFGLI; this is encoded by the coding sequence atgaaattgCAGAATCTATTGGTTTCTGCTACAGTTCTGACGGCATTGACAGAAAATGCCGATGCTTGGTCACCTAGTAATAGTTACGTTCCTGCGAACGTAACTTGTGATGACGATATCAACCTGGTTAGAGAGGCCTCTAGTTTATCAAATAACGAAACAGAatggttgaaaaaaagggatGCATACACCAAGGAAGCGTTACGCTCCTTCTTAGACAGAGCTACTTCTAACTTCAGCGACACTTCTTTGCTATCCACTCTTTTCGGTAGTAATTCCTCCAACATGCCCAAGGTCGGTGTCGCCTGTTCTGGTGGTGGTTACCGTGCCATGTTGTCCGGAGCAGGCATGATTGCTGCCATGGACAACCGTACTGATGGTGCCAACGAGCACGGTCTTGGTGGGTTACTGCAAGGTGCCACATACCTGGCGGGACTGTCAGGGGGCAACTGGTTGACAAGTACTTTAGCCTGGAATAACTGGACTTCGGTGCAAGCAATTGTAGACAATACGACAGCATCCAATTCAATTTGGGACATCTCTCACTCAATTCTTACTCCAGGCGGTATAAACATCTTCAAGACTGGGAGTAGATGGGACGATATATCAGATGATGTGCAAGCCAAGCAAGATGCCGGTTTCAACATCTCCTTAGCAGACGTTTGGGGTCGTGCTCTTGCCTACAATTTTTGGCCGGACCTCTATCGTGGCGGTGTGGGATACACGTGGTCTACCTTGAGGGAGGCTGATGTTTTCAAGAACGCAGAAATGCCCTTCCCCATCTCAGTTGCAGACGGTAGGTACCCAGGTACTACCGTGATCAACTTGAATGCCACTCTTTTCGAATTCAATCCATTCGAAATGGGTTCGTGGGATCCTACTCTGAACGCCTTCACTGATGTAAAGTATCTAGGTACCAACGTTACCAACGGTAAACCCGTCAACAAGGGTAGGTGTACTGCCGGATTTGACAATACCGGTTTCATAACAGCCACTTCCTCCACTTTGTTTAACCAATTTTTACTGCAGTTGAATTCGACCGGCTTACCATCGTTCATTGCTGACTTAGCCGCCGATTTCTTGTCAGATATATCAGACAATAGCGATGATATTGCAATTTACGCCCCAAATCCATTCAAGGAAGCCGATTTCCTTCAAAAGAACGCCACTTCCGGCATTATCGAGTCCGATTACCTATTCTTGGTCGATGGTGGCGAAGACAACCAAAACATTCCACTAGTCCCATTGTTGCAACAGGAACGTGAACTGGATATCATTTTTGCACTAGACAATTCTGCTGATACCAACGACTATTGGCCAGATGGTGCCTCGTTAGTCAACACGTACCAGCGTCAATTTCACAGCCAGGGTCTCAACTTGTCCTTCCCATACGTTCCAGATGTGAATACATTCGTTAACTTGGGGTTGAACAAGAAACCAACGTTCTTTGGCTGTGACGCAACCAATTTAACAGACTTGGAATACATTCCACCTTTAATTGTTTACATCCCAAATTCAAGACATTCGTTCAACGGCAATCAAAGTACTTTTAAGATGTCATACTCTGACTCAGAGCGTCTTGGCATGATCAAAAATGGGTTCGAAGCCAGCACAATGGGTAACTTTACAGATGACTCCGATTTCTTGGGCTGTGTTGGCTGCGCCATCATCAGACGTAAACAACAGAGCTTAAATGCGACATTGCCCGCTGAATGTAGCAGGTGTTTCACCAACTACTGCTGGAACGGTACAATTGACAACAGATCAGTTTCAGGCATAGGAAATGATGATTATTCTTCCTCTGCCTCTGCCTCTGCCTCTGCCTCTGCCTCTAATGGTGCATCTTCCTCAGGGTCGTCTTCCACTCGCAAACAAAATGCGGGTAACGCCTTTGTGAGCTATTCTAATTTAAACACCAATACTTTCATTGGTGTCTTGAGTGTCCTTAGTGCTGTCTTTGGCCTAATTTGA
- the AIM34 gene encoding Aim34p (similar to Saccharomyces cerevisiae AIM34 (YMR003W); ancestral locus Anc_6.35): MSLFLSPKFASRKSLDLLTFRLGSSVSLLCTPLLKRPDVFNLSARRDVHSTQTKSHLTFLLNNNDITPFQKFTVKVLKEQCKSRGLKLSGRKSELLQRLITYDSSSYIKRNAKIAKVPRRSPMTDKPTKANEISIGDKIPKTIDRKHFSMQKKSSIQFPCKDHPYLQPRDKFFLLGFVMLSCLWWNLELQESKPTIDPKQ, translated from the coding sequence AtgtctctttttttatcacCTAAGTTTGCTTCACGAAAATCGCTGGACCTGCTAACGTTTAGATTAGGAAGCTCGGTATCTTTACTGTGTACGCCGCTGCTTAAACGGCCCGATGTTTTTAACTTGAGTGCACGCAGAGATGTACATAGCACCCAAACAAAAAGCCATTTGAcctttttattgaataacAATGATATTACTCccttccaaaaatttacaGTTAAAGTACTGAAGGAACAATGCAAATCAAGAGGGTTGAAATTGTCTGGCCGTAAGTCTGAGCTATTACAAAGGCTTATAACGTACGACTCCTCTTCATAcatcaaaagaaatgcTAAGATAGCCAAAGTACCCAGAAGGAGTCCAATGACGGACAAACCAACAAAAGCCAATGAAATATCAATCGGTGATAAAATTCCTAAAACAATTGATAGAAAGCACTTTTccatgcaaaaaaaatctagtattcaatttccttGCAAAGATCACCCATACTTGCAACCGAGagataaattttttttattaggATTTGTTATGCTATCATGTCTTTGGTGGAACCTCGAACTTCAGGAATCTAAACCTACCATTGACCCCAAGCAATGA
- the MVP1 gene encoding Mvp1p (similar to Saccharomyces cerevisiae MVP1 (YMR004W); ancestral locus Anc_6.38), translated as MDNYQDTDPWNASSNAWKKSDDPGVHTEDTEPSFSRVSSEFNTLNLSTPLDTNEEDTGFLPADDVLEESIWDDNRNTVNGDGINRASNLVTGETASGQNDPENSNTEETEADVSDWANKIRRTYRPLDANVIVIEEIPEREGLLFKHANYLVKHLIVLPSNSPSEERTVVRRYSDFLWLREVLLKRYPFRMIPELPPKRIGSQNADQIFLKKRRIGLSRFINLVMKHPKLSKDDLVLTFLTVRTDLTSWRKQATYDTSNEFADKKISSEFMKMWKKEFAEQWNQAASCIDTSLELWYRITLLLERHEKRIMQLVQERNFLETLVDNFGEVTPKLYPVQQNSTILDINNNFSIIKKHLETTSSICKQEMEETSGTLSPKFRIFTDILLSLRSLFERYKIMAANNVVQLQRHVELNKEKLESMKGKPDVSGAEYDRVRKIIQKDRRSIIEQSNRAWLIRQCILEEFTIFQETQFLITRAFQDWAKLNTNYTGLKLNEWEKLVTNIMDMPISRE; from the coding sequence ATGGACAATTATCAAGACACCGATCCTTGGAATGCCAGCTCCAATGCGTGGAAAAAGAGTGATGATCCGGGTGTTCATACGGAGGACACTGAACCTTCCTTTAGCAGAGTTTCCAGCGAATTCAATACATTAAATTTGTCAACACCCTTGGACACAAATGAGGAAGATACCGGCTTTCTGCCGGCCGATGATGTCCTTGAAGAAAGTATCTGGGACGATAATAGGAATACTGTTAATGGAGACGGTATAAACCGGGCTTCCAATCTAGTGACTGGTGAAACGGCCTCAGGCCAGAACGATCCTGAGAATTCGAACACCGAAGAAACTGAAGCCGATGTATCTGATTGGGCCAATAAAATCAGAAGAACATACAGGCCTTTAGATGCCAATGTTATTGTCATTGAAGAGATACCTGAAAGAGAGGGTTTATTATTTAAGCACGCTAATTACTTAGTAAAACACCTAATTGTTCTACCAAGTAACTCTCCTTCTGAGGAGCGAACTGTCGTAAGAAGATACTCTGACTTTTTGTGGTTAAGAGAAGTTTTGCTGAAAAGATATCCTTTTAGAATGATTCCTGAGTTACCTCCTAAACGAATTGGATCGCAAAATGCAGATcagattttcttgaagaaaagaagaatagGTTTATCTAGGTTTATCAACTTGGTAATGAAGCATCCTAAGTTAAGTAAGGACGATTTGGTGTTGACATTTTTAACCGTCCGCACTGACTTAACGAGTTGGAGAAAGCAAGCAACATACGATACTTCAAATGAATTTGCTGATAAGAAGATATCGTCAGAATTCATGAAaatgtggaaaaaagaatttgcGGAACAATGGAACCAAGCCGCGTCTTGCATTGACACCTCACTGGAACTATGGTATAGAATTACACTGCTTTTGGAAAGGcatgaaaaaagaattatgCAACTagttcaagaaagaaattttcttgaaacacTAGTAGATAACTTTGGTGAAGTGACCCCAAAGCTTTATCCAGTGCAGCAAAACAGTACCATATTAGATATTAATAATAACTTCAGCATAATTAAAAAACACCTAGAAACTACGAGTAGCATCTGCAAGCAAGAAATGGAAGAGACATCAGGGACACTGTCCCCTAAATTCAGAATCTTCACGGAcattttgctttctttgaGAAGCCTATTTGAAAGATACAAAATCATGGCTGCAAATAACGTGGTTCAATTACAAAGACACGTTGAGTTGAACAAAGAGAAGTTGGAATCAATGAAAGGGAAACCAGATGTGAGCGGAGCCGAATATGATAGAGTaagaaaaatcattcaGAAAGATAGAAGAAGCATAATAGAACAATCCAATAGGGCTTGGCTAATTAGACAGTGTATCTTAGAGGAATTCACGATCTTCCAAGAGACCCAGTTTTTGATAACGCGTGCCTTTCAGGACTGGGCAAAATTAAACACTAATTATACTGGTCTTAAACTGAATGAGTGGGAAAAGCTGGTCACAAACATCATGGATATGCCTATTTCTCGTGAGTGA
- the PLB2 gene encoding lysophospholipase (similar to Saccharomyces cerevisiae PLB2 (YMR006C); ancestral locus Anc_6.41): MQLQNILLASSLVSGLSLATDSSSSGANGYAPSKISCPDDGASLVRNASGLSTAEIDWLEKRDTNTKEALHSFLNRATSNFSDTSLLSTLFGSNSSNVPKIGIACSGGGYRAMLGGAGMIAAMDNRTDGANEHGLGGLLQSSTYLSGLSGGNWLTGTLAWNNWTSVQEIVDHMSESDSIWNITKSIVNPGGSDLTYTIERWESIVQEVQAKSDAGFNISLSDLWGRALSYNFFPSLPNAGSGLTWSSLRDVDVFKNGEMPLPITVADGRYPGTTVINLNATLFEFTPFEMGSWDPSLNAFTDVKYLGTKVINGKPVNKDQCVSGYDNAGFVIATSASLFNEFSLEATTSTYYQIINSFANRYVNNLSQDDDDIAIYAPNPFKDTEFVDRNYTSSIVDSDTLFLVDGGEDGQNLPLVPLIKKERDLDVVFALDISDNTDESWPSGVCMTNTYERQFSKQGKGMAFPYVPDVNTFVNLGLASKPTFFGCDATNLTDLEYIPPLVVYIPNTKYSFNGNQSTLKMNYNVTERLGMIRNGFEAATMGNFTDDSDFLGCIGCAIIRRKQESLNATLPSECTKCFTDYCWDGKLSTSASPELSGNSTNEGGAIASAISEATDGIPITALLGSSSSGNITSNSTISTSLNGTSNSNSSSNATSNLNSTSSSVSASSSTGSSSSSSTSSSAASKANGAAISYANTNTLMSLLGAITAIFGLI; the protein is encoded by the coding sequence ATGCAATTACAGAATATACTACTAGCTAGTTCGCTAGTTTCTGGACTGTCACTCGCTACCGATTCATCGTCGAGCGGCGCCAATGGCTACGCACCatccaaaatttcttgcCCCGATGATGGTGCTTCTCTAGTTAGAAATGCGTCCGGTTTGTCTACCGCTGAAATTGACTGGCTCGAAAAAAGAGATACTAACACCAAGGAGGCTTTGCATTCCTTCTTAAACAGAGCTACTTCTAATTTCAGCGACACTTCTTTGCTGTCCACTCTTTTCGGTAGCAACTCCTCCAATGTGCCCAAAATTGGTATTGCATGTTCCGGTGGTGGTTACCGTGCCATGCTGGGCGGTGCAGGTATGATTGCTGCTATGGACAACCGTACTGATGGTGCCAACGAGCATGGTCTAGGTGGGCTGCTACAAAGCTCTACGTATCTATCGGGTCTATCAGGCGGTAACTGGCTAACAGGTACATTAGCCTGGAACAATTGGACCTCCGTGCAAGAAATTGTAGATCATATGAGTGAAAGTGATTCCATCTGGAATATAACCAAATCTATCGTGAACCCAGGTGGCTCTGACTTAACTTACACTATTGAAAGGTGGGAGTCTATCGTGCAAGAAGTGCAGGCCAAGTCCGACGCTGGCTTCAACATCTCTCTGTCCGATTTGTGGGGCCGTGCTCTTTCTTACAACTTCTTTCCAAGCTTACCAAATGCAGGCTCTGGTTTGACTTGGTCCTCTTTGAGGGATGTTGATgtgttcaaaaatggtGAAATGCCTTTGCCAATTACAGTCGCTGATGGTAGATACCCTGGGACCACCGTGATCAACTTAAATGCCACTCTTTTCGAATTTACTCCGTTTGAAATGGGTTCTTGGGACCCTTCTTTGAACGCCTTCACTGACGTCAAGTATCTAGGTACCAAGGTTATCAATGGTAAACCAGTTAACAAGGATCAATGTGTTTCTGGTTATGATAATGCCGGATTTGTCATCGCTACTTCTGCTAGTTTGTTCAATGAGTTTTCCTTGGAAGCTACCACTTCAACCTATTATCAGATAATTAACAGTTTTGCCAACAGGTATGTTAACAATTTGTCTCAAGACGACGATGACATTGCAATCTACGCCCCAAATCCTTTCAAGGATACCGAGTTTGTTGACCGTAATTATACTTCAAGTATTGTCGATTCCGACACTTTGTTTTTGGTGGATGGTGGTGAGGATGGTCAAAATTTGCCATTGGTCCCATTAATCAAGAAGGAACGTGACTTAGACGTAGTATTCGCCTTAGATATCTCCGACAATACCGATGAGTCATGGCCAAGTGGTGTCTGTATGACTAATACTTATGAGCGTCAATTTTCCAAACAAGGTAAAGGAATGGCTTTTCCATACGTTCCAGATGTGAATACCTTCGTTAACTTGGGCTTAGCTAGCAAGCCAACCTTTTTCGGCTGTGATGCAACTAATTTAACAGATTTGGAATATATTCCACCTTTAGTTGTTTACATTCCAAATACGAAGTATTCGTTCAATGGCAATCAAAGTACTTTAAAGATGAACTACAACGTCACTGAACGTCTTGGAATGATCAGAAATGGTTTCGAGGCTGCTACAATGGGTAACTTTACTGATGACTCAGACTTTCTAGGTTGCATCGGTTGTGCTATTATTAGGCGTAAGCAAGAAAGTTTGAACGCTACCCTTCCATCTGAATGTACTAAATGTTTCACCGATTACTGTTGGGATGGTAAACTAAGCACTTCGGCCAGTCCTGAATTATCCGGTAACAGTACAAATGAAGGCGGAGCAATTGCTTCCGCAATTTCCGAGGCTACTGATGGTATTCCAATAACAGCTCTTCTAGGTTCATCAAGTTCCGGAAACATTACTTCGAATTCAACGATATCAACCTCATTGAATGGTACGTCCAACTcgaattcttcatcaaacGCAACCTCAAACTTGAATTCCACATCCTCTTCTGTTTCTGCCTCCTCCTCCACAGgttcctcctcctcctcctccacCTCTTCATCGGCGGCAAGCAAAGCAAATGGTGCTGCTATTTCTTACGCGAATACTAACACCCTGATGAGTTTGTTAGGCGCTATAACAGCAATATTTGGTTTGATTTAA
- the CDC5 gene encoding polo kinase CDC5 (similar to Saccharomyces cerevisiae CDC5 (YMR001C); ancestral locus Anc_6.31), which produces MSLGPLKAINDKQLNTRSKLVHTPIKGNATGLAGKENHFKQTKRLDPNNDNHHQPAQKKKREKLSALCKTPPSLIKTRGKDYHRGHFLGEGGFARCFQIKDDSGEIFAAKTVAKASIKSEKTRKKLLSEIQIHKSMSHPNIVQFIDCFEDDSNVYILLEICPNGSLMELLKRRKVLTEPEVRFFTTQICGAIKYMHSRRVIHRDLKLGNIFFDSNYNLKIGDFGLAAVLANESERKYTICGTPNYIAPEVLMGKHSGHSFEVDIWSLGVMLYALLIGKPPFQARDVNTIYERIKCRDFSFPKDKPISDEGKILIRDILSLDPIERPSLTEIMDYVWFRGTFPPSIPATVMSEVPNFESVPDEQSLINFKDCMERSLLLESMSSDKSQRQKRDYISSIKSSIDKLEEYHQSRPFLPHSLSPGGTKQKYKEVVDIEAQRRLNDLAREARIRRAQQAVLRKELVATSTNVIKSEISLRILASECHLTLNGIVEAEAQYKMGGLPKSRLPKIKHPMIVTKWVDYSNKHGFSYQLSTEDIGVLFNNGTTVLRLADAEEFWYISYDDREGWVASHYLLSEKPRELSRHLEVVDFFAKYMKANLSRVSTFCREEYHKDDVFLRRYTRYKPFVMFELSDGTFQFNFKDHHKMAISDGGKLVTYISPSHESTTYPLVEVLKYGEIPGYPESNFREKLTLIKEGLKQKSTIVTVD; this is translated from the coding sequence ATGTCGTTGGGCCCTCTCAAAGCTATCAATGATAAACAACTGAATACCCGTTCTAAATTGGTTCATACCCCAATAAAAGGAAATGCTACAGGCCTCGCAGGCAAAGAAAACCACTttaaacaaacaaaaaggCTAGATCCGAATAATGATAACCACCATCAACCCGctcagaaaaagaaaagagagaaactATCTGCTCTATGTAAAACACCACCTTCACTAATCAAGACAAGAGGAAAGGACTATCATAGAGGGCATTTTCTAGGCGAAGGTGGATTTGCTCGCTGTTTCCAGATTAAAGATGACTCAGGCGAGATTTTTGCTGCTAAAACAGTAGCTAAAGCTTCGATAAAATCagaaaagacaagaaaaaaattattatcaGAGATTCAAATTCATAAAAGTATGTCCCATCCAAATATCGTTCAGTTCATTGATTGTTTTGAGGATGATAGCAATGTCTATATTCTATTAGAGATATGCCCTAATGGTTCATTGATGGaactattgaaaagaaggaaagttTTAACAGAACCAGAAGTTCGATTTTTCACCACTCAAATATGTGGTGCAATAAAGTATATGCATTCAAGAAGAGTTATACATAGAGACTTGAAACTTGGTAACATCTTCTTCGATTCTAATTATAATTTAAAGATTGGTGATTTCGGTTTAGCAGCTGTATTGGCAAACGAAAGTGAGCGCAAATATACAATATGCGGGACACCTAACTACATTGCTCCTGAAGTGCTGATGGGTAAACATTCTGGACATTCATTTGAGGTGGATATCTGGTCGCTAGGCGTTATGCTTTATGCTCTATTGATCGGTAAACCGCCTTTTCAAGCAAGAGATGTAAACACTATTTATGAAAGAATCAAATGTCGCGATTTTTCGTTCCCCAAAGATAAACCAATTTCAGACGAAGGTAAGATTCTGATAAGAGATATTCTATCTTTAGATCCAATAGAAAGACCCTCTCTGACAGAAATTATGGATTATGTATGGTTTAGGGGAACTTTCCCACCATCTATACCCGCCACAGTCATGTCGGAGGTACCAAATTTCGAAAGTGTTCCCGATGAGCAATCCCTGATTAATTTCAAAGACTGCATGGAAAGATCCTTATTGCTAGAAAGCATGAGTAGTGACAAAAGCCAACGTCAAAAGAGAGATTATATATCCTCTATCAAATCCAGTATTGATAAACTAGAAGAATATCATCAAAGTAGACCATTTTTACCTCATTCTTTATCCCCTGGTGGGActaaacaaaaatacaaaGAGGTTGTTGATATAGAAGCCCAAAGAAGGTTGAATGACTTGGCCCGTGAAGCAAGAATACGTAGAGCACAACAGGCTGTTTTGAGAAAAGAATTAGTGGCCACATCCACCAATGTCATTAAGTCAGAAATCTCTTTAAGAATACTAGCTAGTGAGTGTCATCTTACCTTAAATGGTATTGTAGAGGCAGAAGCTCAATATAAAATGGGAGGTCTCCCGAAATCAAGACTACCCAAAATTAAACATCCAATGATAGTTACAAAGTGGGTTGACTACTCAAACAAACATGGTTTTTCCTATCAGTTATCAACAGAGGATATTGGTGTTTTATTCAACAATGGGACTACAGTCCTTCGACTGGCAGATGCGGAAGAGTTTTGGTATATTAGTTATGATGATAGAGAAGGTTGGGTAGCAAGCCATTATTTATTGAGTGAGAAACCAAGAGAGCTAAGTAGACATTTAGAGGTAGtcgatttttttgccaaataCATGAAGGCTAATTTGAGTCGAGTTTCTACGTTCTGTAGAGAGGAATACCATAAAGATGACGTATTTTTGAGAAGGTATACAAGGTATAAACCGTTTGTTATGTTCGAACTAAGTGATGGTACTTTCCAATTCAATTTTAAAGATCATCATAAAATGGCAATTTCCGATGGAGGCAAATTAGTGACTTACATCTCACCATCTCATGAGAGCACTACGTACCCCTTAGTTGAGGTTCTGAAGTATGGTGAAATCCCAGGATATCCAGAAAGTAATTTTAGAGAAAAATTAACATTAATAAAAGAAGGTTTAAAGCAAAAGTCCACAATTGTTACTGTAGATTAA
- the TAF4 gene encoding Taf4p (similar to Saccharomyces cerevisiae TAF4 (YMR005W); ancestral locus Anc_6.40), producing the protein MPNSPKRPSDGTGEPSSSKRKYQHTILETKPTFDSSPGKAHDLLHSFPSPTQTKPTTDVSAARNNATGKTDGLSFPGNASPTADLRIEGNTDSKNILSSPVGLALPKKDDKKKNKSIGKDGTGKASAFSGQSAQQQSDPNKMQDVLFSAGIDVREEEALLNSSINASKSQVQANNVRVPKHLPFLHPEQVSIYMKKIGKEQNFNLAFTKNPDILNMMSSACENYMRDILTNAIIISRHRRKAVKINSGRRSEVSMALRAIALIQKKEEERRVKKRIALGLEKEDYENKIDSEETLHRASNVTAGLRAGSKKQYGWLTSSVNKPTSLGAKSSGKVASDITARGESGLKFREAREEPGIVMRDLLFALENRRNGVQTIISKGYAKIRD; encoded by the coding sequence ATGCCAAATTCACCAAAGAGACCATCCGATGGTACTGGAGAACCATCATCCAGCAAGCGCAAATATCAACATACGATATTAGAAACAAAACCAACATTTGATTCATCTCCAGGTAAGGCTCATGATTTGTTGCATAGTTTTCCATCGCCTACTCAGACGAAACCAACTACTGATGTATCCGCTGCACGTAACAACGCAACGGGTAAAACGGATGGTTTGTCTTTTCCAGGAAACGCATCACCCACCGCTGACTTGAGGATAGAAGGCAATACagattcaaagaatataCTGTCAAGCCCTGTTGGGCTAGCTctgccaaaaaaagatgacaagaagaaaaacaagagcATAGGTAAGGACGGTACCGGAAAAGCATCTGCCTTTTCGGGACAGAGTGCACAGCAACAATCGGATCCAAATAAAATGCAAGATGTTCTCTTTTCTGCAGGTATAGATGTTAGAGAGGAAGAGGCTCTTTTAAATTCATCCATCAACGCCTCTAAATCTCAAGTACAAGCAAATAATGTTAGGGTTCCTAAGCATTTACCATTTCTCCACCCTGAACAAGTTTCCAtttatatgaaaaaaattggaaaagaacaGAACTTTAACTTAGCCTTTACAAAAAACCCggatattttgaatatgatGTCAAGTGCGTGCGAGAACTATATGAGAGATATTCTAACAAATGCTATTATCATCTCCCGACATAGAAGAAAAGCTGTTAAGATAAATTCTGGTAGGAGAAGTGAAGTTTCTATGGCTCTAAGAGCCATTGCTctaattcaaaaaaaagaggaggAAAGGCgtgtaaaaaaaagaattgcGTTAGgccttgaaaaagaagattatgAGAATAAGATTGATTCGGAAGAAACGTTACACAGAGCTTCGAACGTTACAGCTGGACTAAGGGCAGGTAGCAAAAAACAGTATGGTTGGTTAACTTCATCAGTAAATAAGCCGACGTCCCTGGGAGCAAAATCTTCAGGCAAAGTGGCCTCTGACATTACGGCTAGAGGAGAAAGCGGGCTAAAGTTTAGGGAAGCCAGGGAAGAGCCTGGCATAGTGATGAGGGATTTACTCTTTGCTCTTGAAAATAGGCGAAATGGTGTTCAGACCATTATCTCAAAAGGCTATGCGAAAATCAGAGACTGA
- the MIX17 gene encoding Mix17p (similar to Saccharomyces cerevisiae MIC17 (YMR002W); ancestral locus Anc_6.34), whose amino-acid sequence MARSRGSSRPMSRSRPTQTRSASTVAAPARPQQEPNAYSHPPAAGAQTRQPGMFAQMASTAAGVAVGSTIGHTLGAGITGMFSGSGSESAPVEQQQQNMSNTSGQTQMDQQMGRTCEMDARNFTRCLDENNGNFQICDYYLQQLKACQEAARQY is encoded by the coding sequence ATGGCCCGTTCAAGAGGATCATCAAGACCTATGTCTAGGTCAAGACCTACCCAAACGAGATCTGCTTCCACCGTGGCTGCTCCAGCTCGTCCGCAACAAGAACCAAACGCTTATTCACATCCCCCCGCCGCAGGTGCCCAGACAAGACAACCAGGCATGTTTGCACAAATGGCATCTACTGCTGCAGGTGTTGCCGTTGGTAGTACCATCGGCCACACCTTGGGTGCAGGTATTACTGGTATGTTTTCCGGATCCGGATCTGAATCCGCTCCTGTTgagcaacagcagcaaaaTATGAGTAACACCTCCGGCCAAACCCAAATGGACCAGCAGATGGGAAGAACCTGCGAAATGGATGCAAGAAACTTCACACGCTGTTTGGATGAGAATAACGGGAACTTTCAAATATGTGACTATTACTTACAGCAGCTAAAAGCTTGTCAGGAAGCTGCACGTCAATACTAA